cagttacgttgtgacgtttggtacacccaaagcattcctacggtatccgggagttgcacaatctcatggtctaaggaaatgatacttgacattagaaaatctcttagcaaacgaactacacgatcttgtgctatgcttaggattgggtcatgtccatcacatcattctcctaatgatgtgatcccgttatcaatgacatccaatgtccatggttaggaaaccataaccatctattgatcaacgagccagtcaactagaggctcactagggacatgttgtggtctatgtattcacacatgtattacgtttccagttaatacaattatagcatgaagaatagacaattatcatgaacaaggaaatacaataataaccattttattattgcctctagggcatatttccaacagtctcccacttgcactagagtcaataatctagttcacatcactatgtgattgtaatgaatccaacacccatggggtttgttcatatatcgcttgtgagagaggttattagtcaacgggtctgaacctttcagatctgtgtgtgctttacaaatctctatgtcatcttgtagatgcagctaccacgcgctacttggagctattccaaataacttctctactatacgaatccggtttactactcagagtcatccggattagtgtcaaagtttgcatcgacgtacccctttacgacgaactcttttaccacctccataatcgagaaaattccttagtccactagttactaaggataagttcggccgctgtcatgtgatccattcctggatcactattgtaccccttgactaactcatggcaaggcgcactttaggggacgaccttcgtcctttctctctcttctgccgtggtcaggtcttgagtcttactcaatactcacaccttgtaacacagccaagaactccttctttgctgatctattttgatctccttcaaaatcttgtcacggtatgtattcatttgaaagtactattaagcgtttttgatctatccttatagatcttgatgctcaatgttcaagtagcttaatccaggttttccattgaaaaacacttttcaaacaaccctatatgctttccagaaattctacatcatttccgatcaacaatatgtcaacaacatatactcatcagaaattctatattgctcccactcacttctttggaaatacaagtttctcataaactttgtataaacccaaaatctttgatcatctcatcaaagcgcacattccaactccgagatgcttactccagtccttagaaggatcgctggagctttgcatacttgttagcatctttcaggattgacaaaaccttctggttgtatcacatacaacctttcctcaagaaaatcgtcgaggaaacaatgttttgacatcctatctgcaagatttcataaataatgcagtaactgctaatataattccaacagactcttagcatcgctacgagtgagaaagtctcatcgtagtcaactccttgaacttgtcggaaaacatcttaacgacaagtcgagctttcttaatggtgatacttaccatcattgtctgtcttcccttttaaaacccatctgtacccaacagccttacgaccatcaagtagttctttcaaagtctatactttgttttcatacatggatcctctcggattttatggccccgagccattcgtcggaatccgggcccagcatcgcttctccatagctcgtaggttcattgttgtctagcaacatgacttccaagacatgattGCCGTACCATTATgacgtagtacgcatccttgtcaacctacgaggtttggtagtgacttgatccgaagtttcatgatcactatcatcaactcccacttcaattggtgtaggctccacaggaacaacttcctgtgccctgctgcacactagttgaagtgacggttcaataacctcatcaagtctccatcatcctcccactcaattctttcgagagaaacttttcctcgagaaaggacccgattctaggaacaatcccttttgcttccggatctgatacaggaggtatacccaactgtttttgggtgtcctatgaagatgcgtttatccgctttgggttcgagcttatcagcctgaaactttttcacataagcatcgcagccccaaactcttaagaaatgacagcttaggtttctctaaaccatagttcatacggtgtcgtctcaacggaattgcgtagtgccctatttaaagtgaatgcggttgtctctaatgcctaacccatagacgatagtggtaattcgataagagacatcatggtatgcactatatccaatagggtgcagttatgatgttcggacacaccatcacactatggtgttccaggcggtattagtcatgaaacaatttcacaatgtcttaattgtgtgccaaactcgtaactcacatattcatctctatgatcatatcatagacattttatcctcttgtcacgacgatcttcaacttcactctgaaattacttgaacctttcaataattcagacttgtgtttcatcaagtaaatctactcaaatcatctatgaagtaagaacataacgatatccactgcgtgcctcagcactcattggactgcacacatcaaaatgtattacttccaacaagttgctctcttgttccatcttactgaaaacgaggcctttcagtcatcttgcccatgtggtatgatttgcatgtctcaagtgattcaaaatcaagtgagtccaaatgatccatctgtatggagtttcttcatgcatgtataccaatagacatggttcgcatgtctcaatcttttcaaaaacgagtgactccaaagatccatcaacatggagcttcttcatgcgttttatcccaatatgactcaaatagcagtgccacaagtatgtggtactatcattactatcttatatcttttggcatgaacatgtgtatcactacgatcgagattcaataaaccattcattttaggtgcaagaccattgaaggtattattcaaatagatagaataaccattattctccttaaatgaataaccgtattgcgataaacataatccaatcatgtctatgctcaacgcaaaaaccaaagaacaactatttaggtttaacaccaatctcgatggtagagggagcatgcgatgcttgatcacatcaaccttggaaacacttccaacacatatcgtcatctcttctttagctagtctccgtttattccgcggcttttatttcgagttactaacacttaacaaccgaaccggtatctaataccctggtgctactaggagtactagtaaagtacacattaatataatgtatatccaatatacttctgtcgaccttgcctgccttctcatctaccaagtatctagggtagttctgcttcagtgaccgttcccctcatttcagaagcacttagtctcgggtttgggttcaaccttgggtttctacactagagcagcaactgatttgccgtttcatgaagtatcccttctttcccttgcccttcttgaaactagtggttttactaaccatcaacaattgatgctcctacttgatttctacattcacggtgtcaaacatcgcgaatagctcaaggatcatcatatctatccctgatatgttatagttcatcacgaagctccagtagcttggtggcagtgacttaggagaaccatcactatctcatctggaagacaactcccactcgattcaagcgattgtagtactcagacaatctgagcacatgctcaacgattgagcttttctcctttagtttgtaggcttaagaaatttgtcggaggtctcacacctcttgacgtgggcacaagcctgaaatccgaatttcagcccttgaaacatctcatatgttctgcgacgtttcaaaacgtctttggtgcctcaattctataccATTTTAACATTATGCACTgcactatcacgtagtcatcaaaacgtgtatgtcagatgttcgcaacatctacaaacgacgctcgaggttcagcacaccgagcggtgcattaaggacataagccttctgtgcagaaatgaggacaatcctcagtttgcggacccagtccgcataattgctactatcaactttcaactaaattttctctaggaacatatcttaaacagtagaactaaagcataagctacgacataatttgcaaagaccttttgactatgttcatgataattaagttcatctaaattatttaatgaactcccactcagatagacatccctctagtcatctaagtgatacaggatccgactcaactaggccatgtccgatcatcacgtgagacggactagtcatcatcggtgaacatctccatgttgatcatatctactatacgactcatgttcgacctttcggtctcttgtgttccgaggccatgtctgtacatgctaggctcgtcaagtcaacctaagtgtttcgcatgtgtaaatctggcttacacccgttgtatgcgaacgttagaatctatcacacccgatcatcacgtggtgcttcgaaataacgaacattcgcaacggtgcacagttagggggaacacatctcttgaaattttagtgagggatcatcttatttatgctaccgttgttctaagcaaataagatgtaaacatgacaaacatcacatgcaaatcataaagtgacatgatatggccaatatcatcttgcgccttttgatcttcatcttcgaggcgcggcatgatcaccttcgtcaccggcatgacaccatgatctccatcatcatgatctccatcatcgtgtcttcatgaagttgtctcgccaactattacttctactactattgctaacggttagcaataaagtaaagtaattacatggcattttttattgacacgcaggtcatacaataaattaagacaactcctatggctcctgccggttgtcatactcatcgacatgcaagtcgtgattcctattacaagaacatgatcaatctcatacaacacatatatataattcatcacatccttttggccatatcacatcacatagcataccctgcaaaaacaagttagacgtcctctaattgttgttgcatgttttacgtggctgctatgggtttctagcaagaacgtttcttacctacgcaaaagccacaacggtgatatgccaattgctatttacccttcataaggacccttttcatcgaatccgatccgactaaagtgggagagacagacacccgctagccaccttatgcatcaagtgcatgttagtcggtggaacctgtctcacgtaagagtacgtgtaaggtcggtccgggccgcttcatcccacaatgccgtcgaatcaagataagactagtaacggtaagcaaattgaacaaatcatcgcccacaactactttgtgttctactcgtgcatagaatctacgcatagacctagctcatgatgccactgttggggaacgtagcaataattcaaaattttctacgcatcaccaagatcaatctatggaatttactagcaacgagaggggaggagtgcatctacatacccttgtagatcgcgagcggaagcgttcaagagaacggggttgatggagtcgtactcgtcgtgatccaaatcaccgatgatccaagcgccgaacggacggcacctccgcgttcaacacacgtacggagcggtgacgtctcccacgccttgatccagcaaggaggagggagaggttgaggaagaaggctccaacagcagcacgacggcgtggtggtggtggagtgacagttctccggcagggctacgccaagctcgcacggaggaggagaggtgttgggaggggaggggctgcgccttggatgtggtgttgcagccctcccctcacccctctatttatagggagaaggaggaagggggccggcccctctagatgggatctagagggggggcggcggccaagggggaggtggcttgccccccaagcaagggggggcgccccctttagggttcccccaaaccctaggcgcatgggccctagggggtttggcgccccagcccacttaggggatggttcccttccacctacagcccataattccctccgtggcaggtggaccctcccggtggaccccccggaaccccttcggtggtcccggtacaataccggcatacccccgaacacttccggtgaccgtatggtgacttcccatatataaatctttacctccggaccattccggaactcctcgtaacgtccgggatctcatccgggactccgaacaacattcggtaatcacatacaaaccttccttataaccctagcgtcatcgaaccttaagtgtgtagaccctacgggttcgggaaccatgcagacatgaccgagacacctctccggccaataaccaatagcgggatctggatacccatattggctcccacatgttccacgatgatctcatcggatgaaccacgatgtcgggattcaagcaatcccgtatacaattccctttgtccatcggtatgttacttgcccgagattcgatcgtcggtatcccaatacctcgttcaatctcgttaccggcaagtctctttactcgttccgtaacgcatgatcccgtggctaactccttagtcacattgagctcattatgatgatgcattaccgagtgggcctagagatacctctccgtcatacggagtgacaaatcccagtctcgattcgtgccaacccaacagacactttcggagatacctgtagtgcacctttatagtcacccagttacgttgtgatgtttggtatacccaaagcattcctacggtatccgggagttgcacaatctcatggtctaaggaaatgatacttgacattagaaaagctcttagcaaacgaactacacgatcttgtgctatgcttaggattgggtcttgtccatcacatcattctcctaatgatgtgatcccgttatcaatgacatccaatgtccatggttaggaaaccataaccatctattgatcaacgagccagtcaactagaggctcactagggacatgttgtggtctatgtattcacacatgtattacgtttccagttaatacaattatagcatgaacaatagacaattatcatgaacaaggaaatataataataaccattttattattgcctctagggcatatttccaacaatgtcaCCCCAATAGAACCGCTCCATTGCTCGCATAAGATCCGCTTTGATTATACCCCAGCAGCAGGCGTAGAAACGCGTGGTGAAACCATCCGGGCCCGGGGCCTTATCCATCGGCATCGATTTGATTgcggtgaggatctcctcctcCGAGAATGGCACCTCCAAGTGCTCAAGATGCAGACAGGGAAGCTGGACGGCCTCCCAATTGAGGCTAAACTCCCTGTCCGGTGCAACACCCAAAATCTGCCTGTAGTAGCTGTCCACCGCGCCCGCAATCTCCTCATGGCTGGTCAACACATTGCCATCTACCTGCAGCCCCATGATCACATTCTTCTGTCTCCGATGGTTGGCATGCTGGAAGAAGAACCCTGAGGTGGCGTCCCCCTCGCGGAGCCACAGCATCCTCGAGCGTTGGCGTGCAATAGATCTCTCCAGAGAGCAAAGCCCGAGCAACTTCCGCTTGAGCACCCGCCGAAGAGCTAATTCGGCTGGGGAGAGCTCCCTTCCTTCCATAGCCACGTCAAGCTGCTTGATGATCTCGAGCGCGAGAGAAATCTGAGTCTTGACATTCCCTATCCACCGATCACTCCAGCTTTGCAGTTTCCTTGCCGTTGCTCGCAGCTTCCTATCCAAAACCACGAAGGGGTTGCCTTCGGAAGACATAGACGCCCAGGCCTCGGCCACGACATCATAGAAACCTTCGGCCTTCGTCCAGAAGGACTCGAAACGGAATCGCTTCCCCACGTGAAAATCCGCATGCAGGTCAAGCAGCAAAGGGCAATGGTCCGAAACAGCTGTCCCCAAAGCTGACAGAAGGCAAGTAGGGTACAGCGCCTCCCAGTCCACGGTGACGAAGACGTGGTCAATCCTCTCCAACGTTGCATGGCCGCGCTCATTCGACCAAGTGTAACGCCTTCCGTTAAGATACAACTCTTTTAGTTCTAGCAGGTTAAGCTTGGAGCGAAAGCGAGACATCATCCGCCTATCGATGGCGCTATTGCTCTTATCCTCAGGGTTGGCAATTAAGTTAAAGCCGCCAACCACTGCCCACAGCCCCGCATGCAACTCTCTGATGTCAAGCAACTCTTGGAGGAACTCCACCTTGTCTGCGTCCGACTGCGGTCCATACACACCAGTGATCCACCACTGCCCTACCGCGCCGACCGGCTTGACAAGCGCCGTCACCGTGTTATTAGTGTAGTGCGGATTGGAGAGCTGCACGAACACTGGGTCCCAAGCCAACAGAACACCACCCCGCGTCCCATTCGCGGGCAAGAAATAAAACTTGTCAAATTTACTCCCCAAGCATTGGGATACAATGCCTACTGTGATGTGATGTGCTCAAGCTTTGTCTCTTGGAGACACACCACGCTAGGACTAGCCGCCAGCACTACTTGATACACCGCATGCCTCTGCGCCGGTGTGTTTAAGCCACGCACATTCCACACCATCGTCTTGATAGGTTGTGAGCAAGCCCACCGCTAGCAGCCTGACCCGGTACTCAGAAAGCCCCTGCCACCTCCTGTGGCACATCCACCAATGGCAACGCCGAAGCCTCCCAGCCAAACAGAGCTGATTTGATTGAAGAGGATACTGTATGCTAGAATGAAACTCTTATTAGGGACATATTCACCCCTTCTGATGTGACAACCAGTCTTATATGCCACGACCCAGGATTGCTGGGGAGGACATCTGGTCTTGGGCATGGGAGAAATCAGGATTGTTTTCAGCCAGCTCATCGTTCCATGGAATGATGGACAAGATGCAAAAAAATTCTGCACATGCATCAAGTTCATCGGAAAAGCTGGCACGTGGAAAGCGTTGTGGAAACTCAAGGTGCAGCCAGAGGTTAGAGTTTTCTGGTGGCGAGTGATCAAGAATATCCTACCATCCTACTCAGAATTAATCTGTGCAATGTGTGGTCATGGGAGCGAATCAGTATCTCATGCCCTCGTCACATGTACTCCCGCTGCTTAtgctaaacgctcttatattatattatgggacggagggagtagtatttgggATAGAGCTCGTGATTATTTTCGGAGGGAGTAGTAGTCACATGTACCACTGTATGTAACCAGCACCACAATTTGTATACCAGTTAACACCATGTACGGGAGTCGTCATCTAGTACGAGCCGCCAATGTACATACAACTCATTCAACAGAGAAAACATCCATCCAGCTGCTGTAAATTTTAAAGGCTAACAACAACATGTATACGGACGAATAGAAGCAATCAAATTTGATCGCCCGGGGGAGAGATCGGAGGGGTGTCACCACCGCCCGTCTTGCTGTGCTGGAACTTGACGACGACGCAGGTGATGTTGTCGCCGCTCCCACGGCCGAAAGCAGTCTCCGTCAGCTTCCGGGCCGCCGCCTCGGGGTCCTCAACCATCTTCACGAGAGAGACGGCGTCCTGCGTGGACAAAAGGTGAACGCACGGTGAGGTTTTCAACAATGAAGACGTAGAGACTGCCGTGGCTAGGGCAAGTGGCTGAAAAAGCTTTTAGATGCAAGTACCAAGTGTAACATAACCAGATACTAGTTGAAAAACCTTCAAAAGGTTGCCCAAAAGAACTATGAGATCAATTCTGTTGGCTACTTAATGATTCTACCAGTCAAAAATCGCAAATGCATTCCTTGAAAAAACAATAAAATCACAACTGCACTacgttttactccctccgttccgatttactcgtcgtggttttagttcaaatttgaactaaaaccacgacgagtaaatcggaacagagggagtacttgataGGTGGCATCATGTAAAGCACGGAAACTTGCTGCAAAACGTATGTTAATAATCCTCATTCTTGTAAAACCAGTAAAATGAAAGTTAAAAGAAGATGCTTAATATATTAAATGCTACTCCCACTGTATCAAAATATTGAACTGCAAAAAGGttttatattttgatacagaggaaGTATTTGGCTTTCACAATAAAGGAAAATGTCAGCAAGGTTAAACGAATTTATGCAGCAATCAATCCAGATGTAAATGGATATTGCTTTCTTGAATTAGGGAATTATATCTTGTGTACTCTCTCTATAAAgtaatataagactttttagatcaCTAAAGTGTTAAAAAAATTCTGCACACTGCCATGATTTTGTGGATCACATATTACTTGCATGGCAATCATAACGAGTCCTGACTGCTTGTTGTTCACAAATCACCACTCCGCTACGTATGTGCCATAAATCCAACTAAGCTCCTATGTCCAACTGAGTTTATTCTACTCTGGCAGACCTTGTGGACAAAGGGATATGTACACCTCTAAACAAGCAATTAATGTAGATAGCAACTAACCTCATTTGGAACCACATCCCACAGCCCATCACTAGCCAAAATCAGAAACTCCAATTCATCATCTATTTCTTGTTCCTGACAAATTAATAAAGGGTCACACAAAAGACCTTGATCACTGATAGTTTGACATATAAGCCATgaaacagaatatatatatattttttggctaGAAACAAACACCAAGTATACAAGCACAAGTTACCTGAATCTCTGGTTCCGCGACAACAAATTGCTTCAACAAGCGGTTGCCAAATGCCCGAGACATTGCAAGTACACCACCAACCCTCCAAGTTCCTGAAAAGCCAATTTGCTACTATCAGATTTTCCAAGCCCCACACTCCAAGAAAATGTTATTTCTTCTGCTAAATAAATAGATAGACTACCCAAATGTTATCCAAATATAAACATATGTAGTTCAGTCAAGTTGGTGCTTCTGTGATGGATGCATGACTTACCAGCCCACATAACAATCCCACCAGCACTCTCAATTCGTTTCCTCTCATCACTTCTGTTTGGCTTGTGATCATCAGAGAGTGCAATAGCTGTGAATAAGAAAACACTATTTCACCAACAATTCAGCAGGTATATACATCTGGATTGTTAACATTCACACTGTGCCAAAGAAGTAAGCATGTCCCTTGGACATCGCAACAAGTATCAAGACCTCTGATTTGCTAAGCTTAAGGAAGCTTTTGTTAGTGAAATTTGGATGAGATCAAGAAATAATTTAGCAAGTCCCAAAACACCTCTATGTGGACTAAATGTTAATCAAATGATCTTATGCTAGGCATATTCAAGTTGGTGCATGTCCAACAACCAACTTCATCAGAAAGCCAGGTTGATATGAAATGAGCAACAATTGTTCCAGAAAAAGAAGAGTGATCAGTGGTGGTAAGTTGACAAACATGTTTCATGCACCTAGGTTAGTGTTTTCCACTATACTGGTTGCAAATTATTAGACCCACTACATATTGATCATCATAAATATACCAAGTAACTAATGGAAAGCTGTGATGTGTGCCTTCCTAGAGTGTACGGCACCGATCTTTCCAATAATAAAAGACGATGATGACTGAACTCAGTAAAAAGAGACATGTGCTACAAATTTTCACAAAATGGAAAACGTCACTATTCTTAATTTGGTGGAAACTATTTAAAGTAATTAGCATTTCACAACAACCATTAATTTGCATTCATAACAATATAAACACCAAATGATGAGTCCTCCAAAACAAATACTTGAATACTTGATTACATCAACACCGTAACTAAACACAACTGGTAAGAAAGTGCCCTGAACCATAGACCATCCTACTATTATTGTACAGTAACCATGCTAGGCCCTGCTGTGCATGTGCTAACAAATCTAGCTGAATCAAATACTAATCAATGTACAGCACATAAGAATCAATCACCTTTGCCCGACTTTGATATTACAGCCCGAGAGTCACCTACGTTAGCCACGTAAAGATGATTTCCAAGCAAAACTGCTGTCGATGCAGTTGACCCGTCATCTCTGTGAGTGTTGATTTCAGAATCCAAGAAATCTGAATCAGTTTTTTTATATGTTTCACCTGCGAGTTACCACTAATTAGATAGTCCACACATGAAATATCAAGGAAATGTTGGAAATAGCATTAACAAAATTATACGAGTTACTTTTTGAAAAGAGAATCTTACTTATTGCTAATTTTGTATCTGACATGAATTGTGGGTGTTTCATGAGGTTCTCAAACAAGTGCTCCTTCAAATACTCAGCAGCACGTGAACCCCCATGACCTGCAAGAAAACAAATGGTTTAGACATAGAACCATTGAGGAAAGATAAGAGAAATCTACAAGAAAAAAGAATCGCCGACCATCAAATATTCCGAAGAGATTTATTTGTTTATCATCAATTTTAGATGATTTTATGTCAAAGAAGTCTTCCATGCTTGCCCTTTTTCCTCTAAAACTTGAATATCCACAACTCAAACTTCCATCATCACTGCAAATGAGTCAAAATCCAAAATGCCTGCTGTTAAAATTTAGAAACTTACAATTTCCTGTATAAGACAAGTAAAATAATTTTGCAAAAATCCTGATAGCATATGTGTATAGCCAAAAGGCTGTCTATTCAAAGTACAGAAATAATCTGTATATGTTAACAGAAATTAGATGCATGTATTTGAATTAGAAGTTGTAGGTCTAATAAATATGGGGTTGTATGCGATCAGCAACTTGAATC
This DNA window, taken from Triticum aestivum cultivar Chinese Spring chromosome 1D, IWGSC CS RefSeq v2.1, whole genome shotgun sequence, encodes the following:
- the LOC123183316 gene encoding probable protein phosphatase 2C 52, which codes for MVHDGAVKDQQQREQQQEEERSPDIPAPSASAVTEAESGAAEAGAARAAEAGAGEGEAAVGAGPSKPGSDKRLGVRHPVKYRRFRAKGKAMAEPGVTPAHQPLEEELELEEGEGEVEEEASSPEREVRAGVVEVEVEVEMEVSSAAVEMDVEEGAGMDVSPAAAVAMVDSEHSSEEEEEEEVSSSPVLALPEQARRKQGAAVVAAVPALVVPKDQDLEKEKKEKERQRERERVDEVGYMSGGCKSDDGSLSCGYSSFRGKRASMEDFFDIKSSKIDDKQINLFGIFDGHGGSRAAEYLKEHLFENLMKHPQFMSDTKLAISETYKKTDSDFLDSEINTHRDDGSTASTAVLLGNHLYVANVGDSRAVISKSGKAIALSDDHKPNRSDERKRIESAGGIVMWAGTWRVGGVLAMSRAFGNRLLKQFVVAEPEIQEQEIDDELEFLILASDGLWDVVPNEDAVSLVKMVEDPEAAARKLTETAFGRGSGDNITCVVVKFQHSKTGGGDTPPISPPGDQI